A single genomic interval of Agarivorans aestuarii harbors:
- the zapA gene encoding cell division protein ZapA — MTQGVDIILLGKNYRVACPVGEEDKLRQAADELSQRLEALKQKSSVNSTEHLAIMVGLHLSYELHSEQAKNQNYADNMNQRIVELQNTIERALLEQSQPVDNVE; from the coding sequence ATGACGCAGGGCGTAGACATAATATTGTTAGGCAAGAATTATCGGGTAGCTTGCCCGGTAGGTGAAGAAGATAAGCTTCGCCAAGCCGCCGACGAATTATCTCAACGTTTAGAAGCGCTCAAACAAAAGAGCAGCGTTAATAGTACCGAGCACTTAGCCATTATGGTTGGTTTGCATCTCTCTTATGAGTTGCATAGCGAACAAGCAAAAAACCAGAATTATGCTGATAACATGAATCAGCGCATAGTAGAGCTACAAAACACCATTGAACGCGCTTTGTTAGAACAGAGCCAACCAGTGGATAATGTTGAATAG
- a CDS encoding UPF0149 family protein, translating to MTKIAYPDYEDLGELLIGSKILVSPAEVHGLLSGLLAAGLPNDGDWMSQINALINDGQGLPVEIKKQLKIVMEATHSGMSDSLLGFQLMLPDDEVVVEERTEALAQWVQSFLVGFGVVQNDLNKLSEDVQELVKDFTEISQLSSDLDDDEEENEQALFQVVEYVRIGAITIFAHLTASDSDQQQPTLH from the coding sequence GTGACTAAAATTGCATATCCAGATTATGAAGATCTGGGTGAACTACTCATAGGTTCAAAAATATTGGTTAGCCCTGCAGAAGTTCATGGCCTGTTAAGTGGCTTACTAGCAGCTGGCCTGCCCAATGACGGTGACTGGATGAGCCAGATTAATGCGCTGATTAACGATGGCCAAGGTTTACCTGTTGAGATTAAAAAGCAGCTTAAAATAGTAATGGAAGCCACCCATAGCGGGATGAGTGATAGCTTGTTAGGTTTTCAATTGATGTTGCCCGACGACGAAGTAGTGGTAGAAGAGCGCACCGAAGCCTTAGCCCAATGGGTACAAAGCTTTTTAGTGGGTTTTGGGGTAGTGCAAAACGACCTAAATAAACTCTCTGAAGACGTGCAAGAACTGGTTAAAGACTTCACCGAAATTAGCCAATTATCTTCCGATTTAGATGATGACGAAGAAGAGAACGAACAAGCCCTATTCCAAGTAGTGGAATACGTTCGCATTGGCGCGATTACTATTTTTGCTCACCTCACTGCCAGTGATAGCGACCAACAACAACCTACACTGCATTAA
- the pepP gene encoding Xaa-Pro aminopeptidase, giving the protein MFLQRRQQLFAAMSDNSVAIFCAAEEQTRSRDTEFPFRQDSDFYYFSGFNEPSAMLLLIKHAGETRTVLFNRRKDKLAEIWQGRRLGQEQAVSNLAIDKAHAIEEFGEHLHLELDGLDKVYLAQGRYPAYDQQIFAAIECLRNGLRQGFKAPKQIEDWRPIVDEMRLIKSAEEVALMRKAGEISAAGHVRAMRSCKIGMWEYQLEAEIHHEFLMAGSRAPAYGTIVGAGDNACILHYTENESVMQDGDLVLIDAGAEYQMYAGDITRTFPVNGKFSPEQAKLYNVVLDAQLAALDMLKPGVSIYQVNQEVLKIMVSGLVELGIMQGDVAKLIEEEAYKEYYMHGLGHWIGLDVHDVGDYYDVKRTRPLVEGMAITIEPGLYIPADAEVPAAYQGIGIRIEDDVVITRDGREILTSDVPKSIAEIEALMANG; this is encoded by the coding sequence GTGTTTTTACAACGTCGTCAGCAGTTATTTGCTGCCATGTCAGACAACAGTGTTGCGATTTTCTGTGCTGCCGAAGAACAAACGCGCAGCCGCGACACTGAGTTTCCCTTTCGCCAAGACAGCGACTTTTACTACTTCTCTGGCTTTAACGAGCCCAGCGCAATGTTATTGCTTATTAAACACGCTGGCGAAACTCGCACCGTGTTGTTTAATCGCCGCAAAGATAAGCTGGCCGAAATTTGGCAAGGCCGCCGTTTAGGCCAAGAGCAAGCTGTAAGTAATTTGGCTATCGATAAAGCTCACGCCATAGAAGAATTTGGCGAGCATTTACATCTTGAGCTAGATGGCCTAGACAAAGTGTATTTGGCCCAAGGGCGTTACCCTGCTTACGACCAACAAATTTTTGCTGCCATCGAATGCCTACGCAATGGTTTGCGCCAAGGCTTTAAAGCGCCTAAGCAAATCGAAGACTGGCGACCCATTGTTGATGAAATGCGCCTGATTAAATCGGCCGAAGAAGTGGCGCTAATGCGCAAAGCAGGCGAGATCTCTGCCGCTGGTCATGTGCGTGCTATGCGCAGCTGTAAGATAGGCATGTGGGAATACCAGTTAGAAGCCGAAATTCATCACGAGTTTTTAATGGCCGGCTCACGCGCGCCTGCTTACGGCACCATTGTTGGCGCTGGTGATAACGCGTGTATCTTGCATTACACCGAAAACGAAAGCGTGATGCAAGATGGCGATTTGGTGCTTATTGATGCCGGCGCTGAATACCAAATGTATGCCGGTGATATTACCCGTACCTTCCCGGTAAACGGTAAGTTCAGCCCAGAGCAAGCCAAGCTCTATAACGTAGTATTAGATGCTCAATTAGCCGCTTTAGACATGCTAAAACCAGGTGTGTCTATTTACCAAGTTAACCAAGAGGTGCTTAAGATTATGGTGAGTGGCTTGGTGGAACTGGGCATTATGCAGGGCGACGTTGCTAAGCTCATCGAAGAAGAAGCTTACAAAGAATATTACATGCACGGTTTAGGACATTGGATTGGCCTAGACGTACACGATGTGGGTGACTATTACGATGTTAAGCGCACTCGACCATTGGTAGAGGGCATGGCCATCACCATTGAACCTGGCTTGTATATTCCTGCAGATGCCGAGGTGCCAGCGGCTTATCAAGGCATAGGTATTCGTATTGAAGACGATGTAGTGATAACCAGGGATGGTCGTGAAATTCTGACCAGCGATGTACCTAAATCTATTGCCGAAATAGAAGCGTTAATGGCAAATGGCTAG
- the ubiH gene encoding 2-octaprenyl-6-methoxyphenyl hydroxylase, with protein MTAQHQHFDIAIVGAGMAGASLALALSNASAEQPLRIAVIEAAELNFGQHPGFDGRAIALSAGSEQWLKQQNLWQFLAPHTCAIEHIHVSDRGHCGYTTLNAQEYQLDALGQVIELEHAGREFHTLLSQRQQVQLFCPNKVNKIEQQSEQVLVELDKQQTISASLLVGADGAESLVGKQIGNQQQHDFGKFALIANVQAEQDLAGRAFERFTEDGPLALLPMTDNRWSVVWSLNGEDAQRLQAASENEFLAELQRAFGYRAGRFIGVGKRFAYPLALRYYPRLFSHRLLVLGNAAHALHPIAGQGFNLGLRDVAALAELIQQQWSCGGDLGAHSLLDAYQQAREQDNARTISMTSTLASLFASNDKTSVVPRNLGLMAMQLSPRFKSLLAKQSLGLYLS; from the coding sequence ATGACCGCTCAGCATCAGCACTTTGATATTGCCATTGTTGGTGCAGGCATGGCAGGCGCAAGCCTTGCTTTAGCTTTAAGCAATGCTAGTGCTGAACAGCCTTTACGCATTGCGGTTATCGAGGCCGCCGAGCTAAATTTTGGCCAGCACCCGGGCTTTGATGGTCGCGCTATTGCTTTATCGGCTGGCTCAGAACAGTGGCTAAAACAGCAAAACTTGTGGCAATTTTTAGCGCCACATACTTGCGCCATTGAGCATATCCATGTCTCGGATCGCGGCCATTGCGGCTATACCACCTTAAATGCTCAGGAGTATCAGCTTGATGCTCTAGGGCAAGTGATAGAGCTAGAACACGCAGGTCGTGAGTTTCACACTCTACTTAGCCAGCGCCAGCAGGTGCAGTTGTTTTGCCCCAACAAGGTAAACAAGATTGAGCAGCAGTCAGAGCAAGTACTTGTAGAGCTAGATAAGCAGCAAACCATTAGTGCTAGCTTATTAGTGGGCGCAGATGGCGCTGAGTCACTAGTGGGTAAGCAAATAGGCAATCAACAGCAACATGATTTTGGCAAGTTTGCCTTAATTGCCAATGTGCAGGCAGAGCAAGATCTCGCAGGTCGCGCTTTTGAACGCTTTACCGAAGATGGGCCATTAGCGCTATTACCTATGACCGACAATCGTTGGTCGGTAGTTTGGTCACTTAATGGCGAGGATGCTCAGCGCCTGCAAGCGGCCAGTGAGAATGAGTTTTTAGCGGAGCTACAGCGCGCTTTTGGTTACCGTGCTGGGCGCTTTATTGGCGTGGGCAAACGCTTTGCCTATCCCTTAGCGCTGCGTTATTACCCACGTTTGTTTAGTCACCGTTTATTGGTGCTAGGCAATGCCGCCCATGCGCTGCACCCTATTGCCGGGCAGGGCTTTAATTTAGGGCTGCGTGACGTAGCGGCTCTGGCGGAACTGATTCAACAGCAGTGGAGCTGCGGCGGCGATTTAGGCGCGCACAGCCTATTAGATGCATATCAACAAGCGCGTGAGCAAGATAATGCCCGCACCATTTCCATGACATCTACGCTGGCTAGTTTGTTTGCCAGCAACGACAAAACTTCGGTAGTTCCACGTAACCTTGGCCTTATGGCTATGCAACTTTCTCCTCGCTTTAAATCGCTGCTAGCGAAACAAAGCTTAGGTTTATATCTCTCTTAA
- a CDS encoding FAD-dependent monooxygenase, producing the protein MQAVDLTIIGGGMVGLALASALADSSLRIAIVEPKPSQPPELSEYSLRVSALSLSSQQFLQSLGVWQSIVEQRVAPYNDMQVWEHDSFAKIRFQAEKMMVPNIGHIVENDIIRHALWQQVSQQSNVTIIEQAVDKLHRGDSESWLSFANGQGLSSKLLVAADGANSWLRQQLDIPLTYWDYQHTAIVATIKTAEPHQDCARQIFTPEGPLAFLPLSDANTCSIVWSVSPDRAAELQAMSEAEFNKQLTMAFDNRLGLCERVGECAGFPLRMRYARDFAGKGFALIGDAAHTIHPLAGQGVNLGLMDAAALAQELIALQQAGKSINDYANLRHFERWRKSEASQMIASMELFKRLFGNTNPALKLLRGVGMSLVDKAEPLKQQAMRRALGLEGDLPKRANCKV; encoded by the coding sequence ATGCAAGCGGTTGATTTAACAATTATTGGTGGTGGAATGGTAGGTTTGGCCTTAGCCAGTGCACTGGCCGACAGCTCGTTGCGTATTGCCATTGTTGAACCCAAACCCTCGCAGCCGCCAGAGCTGAGCGAATACAGCTTGCGGGTGAGTGCACTTAGTTTGTCTTCTCAACAGTTTTTACAATCGCTAGGAGTATGGCAAAGCATAGTAGAGCAGCGAGTCGCACCTTATAACGACATGCAAGTTTGGGAGCACGACAGCTTTGCTAAGATTCGTTTTCAAGCAGAAAAGATGATGGTGCCAAACATTGGTCACATTGTAGAAAACGACATTATTCGTCACGCCTTATGGCAACAAGTTAGCCAGCAGAGCAATGTCACTATTATTGAGCAGGCAGTAGACAAATTGCACCGCGGCGATAGTGAATCATGGTTAAGCTTTGCCAATGGCCAAGGTCTAAGCTCTAAACTGCTGGTGGCGGCAGATGGCGCAAACTCTTGGTTGCGCCAACAACTAGATATCCCTCTTACCTATTGGGATTACCAGCACACTGCCATTGTGGCCACCATTAAAACCGCTGAACCACACCAAGATTGTGCCCGCCAAATATTTACCCCAGAAGGTCCCTTAGCCTTTTTACCCTTAAGCGATGCCAATACCTGTTCGATTGTTTGGTCGGTTTCACCCGACAGAGCGGCAGAGCTGCAAGCCATGAGTGAGGCCGAGTTTAATAAGCAACTTACTATGGCCTTTGATAATCGCTTAGGTCTGTGTGAGCGAGTAGGTGAGTGCGCTGGCTTCCCACTGCGAATGCGTTATGCACGCGATTTTGCCGGTAAAGGTTTTGCCCTTATTGGCGATGCCGCCCACACCATTCACCCCTTAGCTGGGCAGGGTGTAAACCTAGGGTTAATGGATGCTGCCGCGCTGGCACAAGAGCTAATAGCTTTGCAACAAGCAGGCAAGAGCATTAACGACTACGCCAATCTACGCCACTTTGAGCGCTGGCGTAAAAGCGAAGCCAGCCAAATGATCGCCTCAATGGAATTGTTTAAGCGCTTATTTGGCAATACCAATCCTGCACTTAAACTGCTGCGCGGAGTAGGCATGAGCTTGGTGGATAAAGCTGAACCGCTTAAGCAACAAGCGATGCGTCGGGCCTTGGGTTTAGAAGGTGACCTGCCTAAGCGAGCCAACTGTAAAGTCTAA
- a CDS encoding serine hydrolase domain-containing protein, whose protein sequence is MTNSKTLKTAFIASLAAAAILSIGVSAAPSNLTPLTIDTWQQQRAEGLINLPSITPNVMAVNAQDSFRINHQKRHYEIHEIDSVARIINHPAVASIVVMNQHGDVMLEHYRDSDRNSIYSDQSSTKSMGYILLNRALKAQKISLDDKVEKYLPEIGAGFRGRTVGDVANMAVNHDISELAAYTGDPEALKMFDEDERVIGLQRNDQRKTLREFANEIGAMGPSNEWKGKMANYATINTNVLMLILEAATNTPADQLVRELMHDIGGEQTVYMGTDFEGVPMIGASLMSASLDFARYGRLLIEDSKAVKQDIKQAKKDGEVVPAELTAIESRYYKSAIMNKYGLGHSGWGGQLIWADPESGTIIAINSRIASELPAPYEHFNKLYQAAYDIIELLRK, encoded by the coding sequence ATGACAAATAGCAAAACACTTAAAACCGCTTTTATCGCGAGCTTAGCCGCTGCAGCCATTCTCAGCATTGGTGTAAGTGCTGCACCTTCTAACTTAACGCCATTAACTATTGATACTTGGCAACAGCAACGCGCCGAAGGCCTAATAAACTTGCCGTCAATCACCCCCAACGTAATGGCCGTTAACGCGCAAGACAGCTTTCGCATTAATCACCAAAAGCGCCATTACGAGATTCATGAAATTGACTCGGTAGCCAGAATCATTAACCACCCGGCGGTGGCCAGCATAGTAGTGATGAACCAGCATGGCGATGTAATGCTAGAGCACTACCGCGATAGTGATCGCAATAGCATTTACTCGGACCAGTCTTCGACTAAGTCGATGGGGTATATATTGCTAAACCGCGCCCTTAAAGCCCAAAAAATCAGCTTGGATGACAAGGTAGAAAAATACCTGCCAGAGATTGGCGCAGGCTTTAGAGGCCGCACCGTAGGCGATGTTGCAAACATGGCGGTAAACCATGATATTTCTGAGCTAGCGGCATACACCGGTGACCCAGAAGCGCTAAAAATGTTTGATGAAGATGAGCGAGTCATAGGCCTACAACGTAACGACCAGCGCAAAACCCTACGCGAGTTTGCCAATGAAATTGGCGCCATGGGCCCCAGCAATGAGTGGAAAGGGAAAATGGCCAATTACGCCACCATTAATACCAACGTACTAATGCTGATTCTTGAGGCTGCCACTAACACACCTGCCGACCAGTTGGTGCGCGAACTAATGCACGATATTGGCGGAGAGCAAACCGTTTACATGGGCACCGACTTTGAAGGTGTTCCGATGATTGGCGCATCGTTGATGTCGGCTAGCTTAGACTTTGCCCGCTATGGCCGCTTGCTCATTGAAGATAGCAAAGCTGTAAAACAAGATATTAAACAAGCTAAGAAAGACGGAGAGGTAGTGCCTGCAGAGCTTACCGCCATTGAGTCTCGCTATTACAAATCGGCAATTATGAACAAATATGGCTTGGGCCACAGCGGTTGGGGCGGACAACTTATTTGGGCTGATCCAGAGTCTGGCACCATTATCGCGATTAACAGCCGCATCGCCAGTGAATTGCCAGCGCCTTACGAGCACTTTAACAAGCTCTACCAAGCAGCTTACGACATTATCGAACTGCTACGTAAATAG
- a CDS encoding acyloxyacyl hydrolase, which produces MQQVALLSPSKAKGQKLTTSLAWLCLMLLSVELPAKQLNIGVGYGPQVGANVDRQNNAVFDLSYTFWDRRFGENERWQLLLGVGYSHLVSDVEQNSEVDVYSILPTIRYNLKARDSFDPYFGFTAGPSIMSSNKLGYQEQGSRFLFNDFISFGAYFGENRQWELSFSWRHLSNADLLPPNPGFDVPFSLSLGRKF; this is translated from the coding sequence ATGCAGCAAGTTGCATTACTTTCCCCTTCCAAGGCTAAAGGCCAAAAACTAACGACCAGCTTAGCCTGGCTGTGTTTAATGCTATTAAGTGTTGAGTTGCCCGCCAAACAATTAAACATTGGCGTGGGCTATGGCCCGCAAGTAGGCGCCAATGTTGATCGACAAAACAACGCGGTATTTGATCTTAGTTACACCTTTTGGGATCGCCGCTTTGGCGAGAATGAGCGCTGGCAATTACTGCTGGGTGTGGGCTACAGCCACTTGGTGAGCGATGTTGAACAAAACAGTGAAGTAGATGTGTACTCAATACTTCCCACCATTCGTTACAACTTAAAAGCTCGCGATAGCTTCGACCCATATTTCGGCTTTACTGCTGGGCCTTCCATCATGTCATCCAATAAGTTGGGCTATCAAGAGCAAGGCTCGCGGTTTCTGTTTAACGACTTCATTAGCTTTGGCGCTTATTTTGGAGAGAACAGACAGTGGGAGCTTAGCTTTTCTTGGCGTCACCTTTCTAACGCCGATTTGCTTCCTCCTAATCCCGGTTTTGATGTGCCCTTTAGCCTTAGTCTTGGCCGTAAATTCTAA
- a CDS encoding XRE family transcriptional regulator has product MAELNTEGFEFFGEDEQRFRMMLIERIEAYMVHNNMSKSALADKANIGKTAFYSKMDKQQGSQFTVSDLFRLGKVLDVSILQFFPVDEIDRIHGGQLAVPASVLSLMDEMMSMPNEDIELLHSLMQTLRKHQRIS; this is encoded by the coding sequence ATGGCGGAATTGAATACCGAAGGTTTTGAGTTTTTTGGCGAAGATGAACAGCGCTTTAGAATGATGCTGATAGAACGCATCGAAGCTTACATGGTGCATAACAACATGAGCAAAAGTGCTTTGGCTGACAAAGCCAATATTGGCAAAACCGCTTTTTATAGCAAAATGGATAAGCAACAGGGCAGCCAATTTACCGTGTCTGACTTATTTCGTTTGGGCAAAGTCTTAGACGTAAGCATTTTGCAGTTCTTTCCAGTTGATGAAATAGACCGTATTCACGGTGGCCAACTGGCTGTGCCTGCTAGTGTGCTTAGTTTAATGGATGAAATGATGAGCATGCCCAATGAAGACATCGAGTTGCTGCACTCTTTAATGCAAACCCTGCGAAAGCATCAACGCATAAGCTAA
- the gcvT gene encoding glycine cleavage system aminomethyltransferase GcvT, with the protein MTQQTVLHQAHLDAGAKLVDFHGWEMPINYGSQIEEHHAVRQAAGMFDVSHMTIVDVQGEQAQAFLRKLLANDVAKLTVKGKALYGGMLNHEGGVIDDLITYYFSETDYRLVVNSATREKDLAWINQQASDFAVSITERPELAMIAVQGPQAKKLTSAVLDNDQNLAIEGMKPFFGVQAGDLFIATTGYTGEQGYEIVVPQDKAVALWKALEAQGVQPCGLGARDTLRLEAGMNLYGQDMDEGVSPLAANMGWTIAWAPEDRDFIGRKALEAQKAEGTDKLVGLVMETKGVMRAGQAVTVVNEYGEALPGVVTSGTFSPTLGQSIALARIANCDVEEALVEMRKKQVKVKVVKPVFVRNGAKV; encoded by the coding sequence ATGACACAGCAAACGGTACTTCATCAAGCGCACCTCGACGCAGGCGCAAAGTTAGTGGATTTTCACGGCTGGGAAATGCCGATTAACTACGGCTCACAAATCGAAGAGCACCACGCTGTTCGCCAAGCCGCTGGCATGTTTGATGTATCCCACATGACCATTGTTGATGTGCAGGGCGAGCAAGCCCAAGCTTTTCTTCGAAAACTATTAGCTAACGACGTGGCCAAACTTACCGTTAAAGGTAAAGCGCTTTACGGCGGCATGTTAAACCATGAAGGCGGCGTGATTGACGACCTTATTACCTATTACTTTAGCGAAACCGATTACCGCTTAGTGGTTAACTCGGCTACGCGCGAAAAAGATCTAGCGTGGATCAACCAACAAGCCAGTGATTTTGCAGTAAGCATTACCGAGCGCCCAGAGCTAGCGATGATAGCGGTACAAGGCCCACAGGCTAAAAAGCTGACTTCTGCGGTATTAGACAATGACCAAAACCTCGCTATCGAAGGTATGAAGCCGTTCTTTGGTGTACAAGCTGGCGACTTATTTATTGCGACAACTGGTTATACCGGTGAGCAAGGCTACGAAATTGTGGTACCGCAAGATAAAGCGGTAGCGCTTTGGAAAGCCCTAGAAGCGCAAGGTGTACAACCTTGTGGTTTAGGCGCGCGCGATACCCTGCGTTTAGAAGCAGGCATGAATTTATATGGTCAAGACATGGACGAGGGCGTATCACCGCTGGCGGCAAACATGGGCTGGACCATTGCATGGGCACCTGAAGACCGCGACTTTATTGGTCGTAAAGCGTTAGAAGCACAAAAAGCTGAAGGCACCGACAAGCTGGTAGGTTTAGTTATGGAAACCAAAGGCGTAATGCGTGCAGGCCAAGCGGTTACCGTTGTGAATGAATATGGTGAAGCCTTACCTGGCGTTGTCACCAGTGGCACTTTTTCTCCTACTTTGGGTCAAAGTATTGCGCTGGCTCGTATCGCCAATTGCGACGTTGAAGAAGCCTTAGTGGAAATGCGCAAAAAACAGGTTAAAGTGAAAGTAGTAAAACCTGTATTTGTGCGTAATGGCGCCAAAGTGTAA
- the gcvH gene encoding glycine cleavage system protein GcvH, whose translation MANIPAELRYASTHEWVRSEGDGVYTVGISEHAQELLGDMVFIDLPDVGDEIDAGDDCAVAESVKAASDIYAPVSGEVVEINDELEDSPEQVNSDAYGDGWMFKVKVSDESELENLLSAEDYAATIEEDE comes from the coding sequence ATGGCTAATATCCCTGCCGAACTGCGTTATGCCAGTACTCACGAATGGGTACGTTCAGAAGGCGATGGCGTATACACCGTTGGCATTAGTGAGCACGCGCAAGAGCTACTAGGCGACATGGTATTTATTGACTTACCAGACGTAGGCGACGAGATTGACGCAGGCGATGACTGCGCAGTGGCGGAGTCGGTTAAAGCCGCCTCAGACATCTACGCACCAGTAAGCGGCGAAGTAGTAGAGATTAACGACGAGCTAGAAGATTCACCCGAGCAAGTAAACAGCGATGCTTACGGTGATGGTTGGATGTTTAAAGTTAAAGTGAGCGACGAAAGCGAGCTAGAGAACTTACTCTCGGCCGAAGATTACGCCGCCACTATCGAAGAAGATGAATAA